Proteins encoded together in one Hevea brasiliensis isolate MT/VB/25A 57/8 chromosome 16, ASM3005281v1, whole genome shotgun sequence window:
- the LOC110631859 gene encoding vacuolar-processing enzyme, with amino-acid sequence METHRFTLSFNYALFLVVILSFLSIEGGLASRLNRFEPGILMPTEEVEPGVDDDQLGTRWAVLVAGSGGYGNYRHQADVCHAYQLLRKGGLKEENIIVFMYDDIAKNELNPRPGIIINHPQGEDVYAGVPKDYTGEHVTAKNLYAVLLGDKSAVKGGSGKVVNSKANDRIFLYYTDHGGPGVLGMPNPPFVYAMDFIEVLKKKQAAGGYKEMIIYVEACESGSIFEGIMPKDLNIYVTTASNAQENSFGTYCPGMEPPPPPEFITCLGDLYSVAWMEDSESHNLKRETLNQQYKTVKARTSNCNTYNAGSHVMEYGNTSIKAERVYLYQGFDPASVNFPPKNGHISAPMDVINQRDAELLFMWQMYKRSKDGSEKKTRILQQVTETIKHRKHLDSSIELIGTLLFGPQKSSSILHSVRGPGLPLVDDWNCLKSMVRVFETHCGSLTQYGMKHMRAFANICNTGVSQVSMEEAATAMCNGLDVGQWHPSSQGYSA; translated from the exons ATGGAGACCCATAGATTCACCTTGTCCTTCAATTATGCCCTGTTTCTAGTTGTTATACTGTCTTTTCTATCTATTGAAGGTGGTTTAGCGTCTCGGCTCAACCGGTTTGAGCCTGGGATCCTCATGCCCACAGAGGAAGTTGAACCAGGAGTTGATGATGATCAACTTGGCACAAGATGGGCAGTTCTCGTGGCCGGATCAGGGGGTTACGGAAATTACAGGCATCAG GCCGATGTTTGCCATGCATATCAGCTTCTAAGAAAAGGAGGCTTAAAAGAGGAGAACATAATAGTTTTTATGTATGATGATATAGCTAAAAATGAATTGAATCCAAGGCCTGGGATTATCATCAACCATCCACAGGGAGAAGATGTATATGCCGGTGTGCCTAAG GATTACACCGGCGAGCACGTTACTGCTAAGAATCTGTATGCAGTACTTCTTGGTGATAAAAGTGCTGTCAAGGGTGGAAGTGGCAAGGTTGTAAATAGCAAGGCAAATGATAGGATCTTCTTGTACTATACTGATCATGGAGGCCCTGGAGTTCTTG GGATGCCAAATCCGCCTTTTGTGTATGCAATGGATTTCATCGAGGTTTTGAAGAAGAAACAGGCAGCTGGGGGCTACAAAGAAATG ATTATATATGTAGAAGCTTGTGAAAGTGGGAGTATTTTCGAAGGGATCATGCCCAAAGATCTAAACATTTATGTCACTACAGCATCAAATGCACAAGAGAATAGCTTTGGAACTTACTGTCCTGGGATGGAGCCTCCTCCACCTCCAGAATTCATCACCTGTTTAGGGGATTTGTACAGTGTTGCTTGGATGGAGGACAG TGAATCGCACAATCTGAAGAGAGAAACGTTAAATCAACAGTATAAGACG GTAAAGGCCAGGACTTCTAATTGTAATACTTATAATGCTGGATCTCATGTGATGGAATATGGGAATACAAGCATCAAAGCAGAAAGGGTCTATTTATATCAAGGTTTTGACCCTGCAAGTGTGAACTTCCCTCCAAAAAATGGCCATATCAGTGCACCTATGGATGTTATTAACCAGAGGGATGCAGAGCTTCTCTTCATGTGGCAAATG TACAAAAGGTCAAAAGATGGGTCAGAAAAGAAGACACGAATCCTCCAGCAGGTCACTGAGACAATAAAGCATAGAAAGCACTTGGATAGTAGCATAGAATTGATTGGAACTCTATTGTTTGGACCCCAAAAAAGTTCTTCCATCCTTCATTCTGTTAGAGGACCCGGCTTGCCCCTGGTAGATGACTGGAATTGCTTGAAATCAATG GTTCGTGTGTTTGAAACACACTGCGGATCATTGACCCAGTATGGCATGAAACACATGCGTGCATTTGCTAATATTTGCAACACAGGGGTCTCTCAAGTCTCCATGGAAGAAGCTGCTACTGCCATGTGCAACGGCCTTGACGTCGGACAATGGCATCCATCAAGCCAAGGTTATAGTGCTTAA